A segment of the Actinomycetota bacterium genome:
CACAGGTCACCGTCCTCGTCGGGCAACGGAGTGACGAACCCATCGTTGGCTCTCAGCTCCCTCAGGATCTCGAGTGAGGGCCGTGGGTCACGGGTCTTGGGCCTGGCGGCCATCTCGCGCATCGCGGCCACCGCGGCCATGCCGCGGCGGTACCGCTCCTCGGCCGCCGCGGCTTTGCCGGCGAGGTAGGTCTCGGCGGCCTCCTGCACCACGCCGCTGCGCGAGATCCCCTCGCGCAGCGCATCCGCATCGATTGCTGCGAGCAGCTCCTCGGGCAGGGACACGGTCACTTTCGCGTACATGGCGGGCCTCGCTTCGGTCACACCGTCGGTCATACCGACGATACGCCCGCGCGAGGCCGCGTGCAACCCCTACTTCGCGCTCGCCCAGTCCTTGCCCCACGCGACGTCGACCACGAGCGGCACCGCGAGATCGGCCACACCGGACATCGCCTCGCGCGCGAGCGCGGCGACCGCCTCGGCCTCGGACTCGGGTGCCTCGAAGACGAGCTCGTCGTGGACCTGCAGCACCATGCCGGCCGCAAACCCGCTCGCGCGCAGACGCCGGTCCGCCTCGATCATCGCGAGCTTCATGATGTCTGCGGCGGTCCCCTGCATCGGGTGGTTCATCGCCGTGCGCTCGCCGAACGCGCGCAGGTTGTGGTTGCCGGAGAGCAACTCGGGGATGCGGCGCTTGCGGCCGTACATCGTGACCGCGTAGCCGGTGCGGTGGGCCTCGGCGACGGTCTCGTCGAGGAACGACCGGACCTGCGGGTACGCGGCGAAGTAGCGGTCGATCATCTCCTTGGCCTCGGCGTTGCCGATCTTGAGCGTCTCGGCGAGCCCGTGCGCGCTCTGCCCGTACACGATGCCGAAGTTCACCGCCTTGGCACGCCGGCGCATCTCCGGGGTCACGTCCTCGGGCGCCACGCCGAAGACGCGCGAGCCGGTCGCGGCGTGGAAGTCGGCGCCGCAGGTGAACGCCTCGATGAGCCCGGGGTCCTGCGTGAGGTGCGCGAGCACGCGCAGCTCGATCTGCGAGTAGTCCGCCGAGACGATGACGTCGCCGGCGCGCGCCGGGACGAACGCCGCCCGGATGCGTCGGCCGAGCTCGGAGCGAACGGGGATGTTCTGCAGGTTCGGGTTGCTCGACGACAGGCGTCCGGTCGCGGCCACCGTCTGGTTGAACGTCGTGTGCACGCGCCCGTCCTCGGCCACCAGGCGCGGCAGCGCGTCGATGTACGTGCTCTTGAGCTTGGTGAGTTCGCGGTAGTCGAGCACCTTGCCCGCGATCGGGTACGTCTCGCGCAGCTCGCCGAGGACCGACGCGTCCGTGCTCCAGCCGGTCTTCGTCCGCTTGCCCTTGGGCAGGCCGAGCCTGTCGAAGAGGACCTCTCCGAGCTGCTTGGGCGAGTCGATGGTGAACTCACAGCCCGCGAGACCGAGGATCTCCGCGCGCAGCGCGTCGATCCCAGAGGCCGTCTCCGCCGAGAGGTCCTCGAGCACCTTCGAGTCCAGGGCGATGCCGAGCCGCTCCATCCGCAGCAGCACGGGCACGAGCGGCAGCTCGATGTCGCGGAAGACGGCCGTCGAGCCATCCGCCTCCAGCTTCGCGCCGAGCACGCCCGCGAGCACCGCGGCGGCCTGCGCGTCGGAGCCGGCGACGGGGTCGCACGCGGGAGGAAGCCCGCCGACGTGGTCGGCGTAGAGCGTCACGACCTCGTACGA
Coding sequences within it:
- a CDS encoding ribbon-helix-helix protein, CopG family: MTDGVTEARPAMYAKVTVSLPEELLAAIDADALREGISRSGVVQEAAETYLAGKAAAAEERYRRGMAAVAAMREMAARPKTRDPRPSLEILRELRANDGFVTPLPDEDGDL
- the polA gene encoding DNA polymerase I; translated protein: SYEVVTLYADHVGGLPPACDPVAGSDAQAAAVLAGVLGAKLEADGSTAVFRDIELPLVPVLLRMERLGIALDSKVLEDLSAETASGIDALRAEILGLAGCEFTIDSPKQLGEVLFDRLGLPKGKRTKTGWSTDASVLGELRETYPIAGKVLDYRELTKLKSTYIDALPRLVAEDGRVHTTFNQTVAATGRLSSSNPNLQNIPVRSELGRRIRAAFVPARAGDVIVSADYSQIELRVLAHLTQDPGLIEAFTCGADFHAATGSRVFGVAPEDVTPEMRRRAKAVNFGIVYGQSAHGLAETLKIGNAEAKEMIDRYFAAYPQVRSFLDETVAEAHRTGYAVTMYGRKRRIPELLSGNHNLRAFGERTAMNHPMQGTAADIMKLAMIEADRRLRASGFAAGMVLQVHDELVFEAPESEAEAVAALAREAMSGVADLAVPLVVDVAWGKDWASAK